From the genome of Streptomyces sp. NBC_01317, one region includes:
- a CDS encoding SDR family oxidoreductase yields the protein MTENTTDGTAEYAADTTGNTAGRVAVVTGGSRGIGRRSAERLAADGLAVVVNYAGNKVEADETVAAITAAGGRATAVRADVADEEAVAALFDAATETYGGVDVVVHAAGVMSVSPMAETDLAAFDRMVRTNIRGAYVVDQQAARRLRNGGAIINFSSSVLGLALPGYTAYAATKGAVEGMTLILARELRGRDITVNAVAPGPTATALFLDGKDEDTLAWFRGQSPLERLGTPEDVSEVVSFLAGPARWVNGQVLRVNGGVI from the coding sequence ATGACGGAGAACACGACCGACGGGACGGCGGAGTACGCGGCCGACACGACGGGGAACACGGCCGGCCGGGTGGCCGTCGTCACGGGCGGCTCCCGCGGCATCGGCCGGCGGAGCGCCGAGCGGCTGGCGGCGGACGGCCTGGCGGTGGTCGTCAACTACGCGGGGAACAAGGTGGAGGCCGACGAGACCGTCGCCGCGATCACCGCCGCGGGCGGCCGGGCCACCGCCGTCCGGGCCGACGTGGCAGACGAGGAAGCGGTGGCCGCGCTCTTCGACGCGGCCACGGAGACCTACGGCGGGGTCGACGTGGTCGTCCACGCCGCCGGCGTCATGAGTGTGTCCCCGATGGCGGAGACCGACCTGGCCGCCTTCGACCGCATGGTCCGTACGAACATCCGCGGCGCGTACGTGGTCGACCAGCAGGCCGCGCGCCGGCTCAGGAACGGGGGCGCGATCATCAACTTCTCGTCCTCCGTGCTGGGCCTCGCCCTGCCCGGCTACACCGCCTACGCCGCGACCAAGGGCGCCGTCGAGGGGATGACCCTGATCCTCGCCCGCGAGCTGCGGGGCCGTGACATCACCGTCAACGCGGTGGCACCGGGCCCGACCGCGACCGCGCTGTTCCTGGACGGCAAGGACGAGGACACCCTCGCGTGGTTCAGGGGGCAGTCGCCGCTGGAACGCCTCGGCACTCCGGAGGACGTATCGGAGGTGGTGTCCTTCCTGGCGGGCCCCGCCCGGTGGGTCAACGGGCAGGTGCTGCGGGTCAACGGAGGGGTCATCTGA
- a CDS encoding SDR family oxidoreductase — MGSTILITGAGSGFGALAARALARNGHTVYAAMRDTAGRNAPRVAETAAYAAEHGVDLRTVELDVLSQESADAAIATVLAERPALDVLIHNAGHMVTGPAEAFTPGEIAAVYDTNVLGTQRVNRAALPHLRDRRRGLVLWIGSTSTKGGTPPYLAPYFAAKAAMDSLAVSYAAELARFGIETSIVVPGSFTTGTHHFVTGGHPADQGVVTAYEQRYAGLMEQVSARLAALAPADADASQVADAMVRVVEAPYGERPFRVHVDPAGDGSEEVSDVADRIRAEFLGRIGLADLLRPHAAA; from the coding sequence ATGGGCAGCACCATTCTCATCACCGGCGCCGGGTCCGGCTTCGGCGCGCTCGCCGCCCGCGCCCTGGCCCGTAACGGCCACACGGTCTACGCGGCCATGCGGGACACCGCGGGTCGCAACGCGCCCCGCGTCGCCGAGACCGCCGCGTACGCCGCCGAACACGGCGTGGACCTCAGGACCGTCGAACTGGACGTGCTGTCCCAGGAGTCGGCGGACGCGGCGATCGCCACCGTGCTGGCCGAGCGGCCGGCGCTCGACGTCCTGATACACAACGCCGGGCACATGGTCACGGGGCCGGCCGAGGCGTTCACCCCCGGAGAGATCGCCGCCGTGTACGACACCAACGTCCTCGGGACCCAGCGGGTCAACCGGGCCGCCCTGCCGCACCTCCGGGACCGGCGCCGCGGGCTGGTGCTCTGGATCGGCTCGACCAGCACCAAGGGCGGCACCCCGCCCTACCTCGCGCCGTACTTCGCGGCGAAGGCGGCCATGGACTCTCTCGCGGTCAGCTACGCCGCGGAGTTGGCGCGCTTCGGCATCGAGACGTCCATCGTCGTGCCCGGCTCCTTCACCACCGGGACCCACCACTTCGTGACCGGCGGACACCCGGCGGACCAGGGTGTGGTGACGGCGTACGAGCAGCGGTACGCGGGCCTGATGGAACAGGTGTCCGCGCGCCTCGCCGCGCTGGCCCCCGCCGACGCCGACGCGAGCCAGGTGGCCGATGCCATGGTCCGGGTGGTCGAAGCGCCTTACGGGGAACGGCCGTTCAGGGTCCACGTCGACCCGGCGGGCGACGGCTCCGAAGAGGTCAGCGACGTCGCGGACCGTATCCGCGCGGAATTCCTCGGACGGATCGGGCTGGCGGACCTCCTGCGCCCGCATGCCGCCGCGTGA
- a CDS encoding TetR/AcrR family transcriptional regulator encodes MTTRTRILEVAAELLAKSPNGDISTRAVCEAAQIGAPVLYRQFGDKNGLLSAVVDHGFDTYLATKREHVPGADPVQDLREGWDSHVAFARAHPNLYRLMNSPAMREPPASALESHRILARDLERAAAEGKLRISPDLAAQMVMSANVGVALMLVARPATFADPGMSRRVRDAVHASVLTHEAMYGGPDTGGTDGTSADGTAASGPDDGSGTAPAVAARLGALLRQSPPEVLSGAEGALLTEWLERVSDARAAEPSS; translated from the coding sequence ATGACCACGCGCACCCGCATCCTCGAAGTGGCCGCCGAGCTGCTGGCGAAGTCGCCCAACGGCGACATCTCCACCCGCGCGGTCTGCGAGGCCGCGCAGATCGGCGCGCCCGTGCTCTACCGGCAGTTCGGCGACAAGAACGGGCTCCTCTCGGCGGTGGTCGACCACGGCTTCGACACGTATCTGGCGACCAAGCGGGAGCACGTGCCGGGGGCGGACCCGGTCCAGGATCTGCGGGAGGGCTGGGACAGCCATGTCGCCTTCGCGCGCGCCCACCCGAACCTCTACCGGCTGATGAACTCCCCCGCCATGCGGGAGCCCCCCGCCTCCGCCCTGGAGTCGCACCGGATCCTCGCCCGCGATCTGGAGCGGGCGGCGGCCGAGGGGAAGCTGCGGATCTCGCCCGACCTGGCCGCGCAGATGGTCATGTCGGCCAATGTCGGGGTGGCCCTGATGCTGGTCGCCCGGCCCGCCACGTTCGCCGATCCCGGCATGTCGCGGCGGGTACGGGACGCGGTGCACGCCTCGGTCCTCACCCACGAGGCGATGTACGGCGGCCCGGACACCGGCGGGACGGACGGGACGTCGGCGGACGGGACGGCGGCGAGCGGGCCCGACGACGGCTCCGGTACGGCTCCCGCCGTGGCGGCCCGGCTGGGGGCGCTGCTGCGGCAGTCGCCGCCCGAGGTGCTCAGCGGCGCCGAGGGGGCCCTGCTGACGGAGTGGCTGGAGCGGGTGTCGGACGCGCGAGCGGCGGAGCCCTCGTCGTGA
- a CDS encoding phosphotransferase family protein encodes MTEATRGDLTPEDVAGVVRAAFGSGRGPVRVDRLLGGSKKGVYRLSFGDASSAVLYSWAASENYWPERAGSPDGHEDHDDPFSDATGHDLFVAAHRALTDLGVRAPRVHLADDSMELFPAAFAVVEDLRGETLDDLLDRDRDAAGDVMARLGEMLTVLHGSRSPVLGKAAVVAAGRGIAPGDRTAERTVLDRVVRDLAEGAALDRRLAELREPLAEVAAELAGAVGPRGTYGLIHGELGPDHVLIDPKGRPVLIDIEGLMHFDVEWEHVFLRLRFGESYPALHRPGLDEDRLRFYRFAQHLSLVAGPLRILQGDFPDRAFMRGLVEEHLHHTRSFLAPRGTG; translated from the coding sequence ATGACAGAGGCAACGCGTGGGGATCTCACCCCGGAGGACGTGGCCGGCGTCGTACGGGCCGCGTTCGGGTCCGGGCGTGGTCCCGTCAGGGTGGACCGGCTGCTGGGCGGCAGCAAGAAGGGCGTGTACCGGCTCTCCTTCGGAGACGCGTCCAGCGCCGTGCTCTACAGCTGGGCCGCGAGCGAGAACTACTGGCCGGAGCGCGCCGGTTCGCCGGACGGGCACGAGGATCACGATGATCCGTTCTCGGACGCCACCGGTCACGACCTGTTCGTGGCGGCGCACCGGGCCCTGACGGACCTCGGGGTACGTGCTCCGCGGGTCCATCTGGCCGATGACAGCATGGAGTTGTTCCCGGCGGCCTTCGCGGTGGTGGAGGACCTGAGGGGTGAGACGCTGGACGACCTCCTCGACCGGGACCGTGACGCGGCCGGTGACGTGATGGCGCGGCTCGGCGAGATGCTCACCGTGCTGCACGGCAGCCGGAGCCCCGTGCTCGGGAAGGCCGCGGTGGTCGCGGCCGGGCGCGGCATCGCCCCCGGGGACCGTACGGCCGAACGGACCGTCCTGGACCGGGTGGTGCGCGACCTCGCCGAGGGCGCCGCCCTCGACCGCCGCCTCGCGGAGCTGCGGGAGCCCCTGGCCGAGGTCGCGGCGGAGCTGGCCGGGGCCGTCGGGCCCCGTGGCACGTACGGTCTCATCCACGGCGAACTGGGCCCCGACCACGTGCTGATCGACCCGAAGGGGCGGCCGGTGCTCATCGACATCGAGGGCCTCATGCACTTCGACGTCGAGTGGGAGCACGTCTTCCTGCGCCTCCGCTTCGGCGAGAGCTATCCCGCTCTGCACCGGCCGGGACTGGACGAGGACAGGCTCCGCTTCTACCGCTTCGCCCAGCATCTCTCGCTCGTGGCGGGCCCCTTGCGGATTCTCCAAGGGGACTTCCCGGACCGGGCGTTCATGCGAGGCCTGGTCGAGGAACACCTGCACCACACACGCTCGTTTCTCGCGCCGCGCGGGACCGGTTGA
- a CDS encoding ATP-binding protein, whose protein sequence is MRAYGHARRRAARATYSLPRSDSSARWARHLTAAYLNHGCGENVSRDQVDDATLVVSELVTNATRHGRSGCRLQLSVDRGRVTVEVHDNSPLRPRISTADTMAEGGRGMTLVRELSRRLSVLGAPGGGKTVQAVLLAC, encoded by the coding sequence ATGCGTGCGTACGGGCATGCCCGACGGCGTGCCGCACGCGCCACGTACAGCCTGCCGCGGTCGGACTCGTCCGCCCGCTGGGCGCGGCACCTGACGGCCGCCTACCTGAACCACGGCTGCGGCGAGAACGTCTCACGGGACCAGGTCGACGACGCGACCCTGGTCGTCTCCGAACTCGTCACGAACGCAACCCGGCACGGCCGGAGCGGCTGCCGCCTCCAACTCAGCGTGGACCGGGGGCGGGTCACGGTCGAGGTCCACGACAACAGCCCCCTGCGACCCCGCATCTCGACGGCGGACACGATGGCCGAGGGAGGGAGAGGGATGACGCTGGTACGCGAACTCTCCCGCCGCCTCTCGGTGTTGGGCGCCCCGGGCGGCGGCAAGACCGTACAGGCGGTCCTCCTCGCCTGCTGA
- a CDS encoding DoxX family protein: MFAAYVTVIILGAVFNGAAAVTYLIGHEYPKTQADMKGIPRKWVPVLGVLLAAGTVGLLAGLAVPLLGTLAASGLVLYFIGAIIAHLRVGSRNIVGGIVFLATAAAALALGLSYHGVR, from the coding sequence GTGTTCGCCGCCTACGTCACGGTCATCATCCTCGGCGCGGTCTTCAACGGTGCCGCCGCCGTCACCTACCTGATCGGCCACGAATACCCGAAGACCCAGGCGGACATGAAGGGCATACCCCGGAAGTGGGTGCCGGTGCTGGGCGTGCTGCTGGCGGCGGGCACCGTGGGGCTGCTGGCCGGGCTCGCCGTGCCTCTCCTGGGCACCCTCGCCGCGTCCGGTCTCGTGCTGTACTTCATCGGCGCGATCATCGCCCACCTGCGGGTGGGCTCTCGCAACATAGTCGGCGGCATCGTGTTCCTCGCCACCGCGGCCGCCGCCCTGGCTCTGGGCCTGTCCTACCACGGCGTTCGGTGA
- a CDS encoding AfsR/SARP family transcriptional regulator, which translates to MTYGYRVLGATRALRPDGTEVRLSGARLRALLAALAGAGGRAVGTGELVAQVWGEDEEPPADAVGALQALVGRLRRALGGEAVASAPGGYRLVAGRDSIDLFRFERLAADGAAALREGDPERALALLDEGLALWDGPALADLPGRAADPLAVRAEQRRAAARRDRLAAEVARGRPERALAGLAALAAGAPLDEPLHALRIRALRAAGRPAEALQAYEEVRTVLATRLGTDPGPELRSLHTELLTGAAPPSPTPRTTQVGNLRAGLTSFLGREAELAALETELSTARLITLIGAGGAGKTRLSLEAARAAATRARPAVVPHGDRLHAGRPGGTRAGKARADVPWAEGGRPDGGGPGVMRAGKASPNGGERDAVGPVGGGPHGGGPDGTRASEAWPGGGQPEVAWPDTGRPEGSESGDGRPEGGKPGDGRPGGAWDEKASSDSGRPDGTRAGRVWPGGGQPDVAWDEQASPGGGRPGGTRAGRVWPKDGQPDVAWDEKASPDGGGPGGSWTGRVWPEGGRPGVAWAGGGRPEVASLGGGRTEGWRAEGGRPGGAVGGDAWPDGVWVVELAPVREASAVSEAVLTVLGARETVVQGSPGVRGTAAGAPPVDPLDQLAEHCGQRRMLLLLDNCEHVIGAAAELVEALLTRCPGVTVLATSREPLGVPGESVRPVEPLPQDVALRLLAERGAAGRPGFRITDDPDACAEICRRLDGLPLALELAAARLRVLGPRQIADRLDDRFRLLGTGSGSRTVLPRQQTLRAVVDWSWDLLAEDERAVLRRLSVFSGGCALAEAETVCDTPDTLSLLASLVDKSLVVADPEGAAGMRYRLLETVGGYAAERLAESGERAAVERRHLAAYRELVRVGDPELRGHGQTHWLGVFEREHDNVRAALRTAVDHKEEQEALCLVLAMSWFWQLRNHRADALAWSSAVAALGPDPFEEPVRPAVPLTEPCTALPPPWSEDQLWEARRGIRLILLAGSDDGSFTADRPGTRSRLRAIVSAYGPGLPQNCRQPGTTWFFARLMTGDLPGITETMEELVLASRTQGDSWHLGLALMLRAKLLNDRTEGLIRSGLDADEALALFERAGDLYAIAESLSARAETHERQGRYEEAAADLQRAMECCARIGAHAQIPLFKARLASVGLDAADAAGDQDAERRAEELLVEAVEENAVHFGQTAGTSRLLLARRYGRTGRTDLARAQLHTLEGENPYAGRALFGGMVAGLHGWLDCLEGEFDRALDHLRLAVERFDRLVFLVAPHLIVSQLPSAAWAKARLGEPEAGARLLGAHARHTELPEGIGLHPFPPASDTEIQEHAEAVVRAALDGPAYIRAHAEGRDLTVVEAAALI; encoded by the coding sequence GTGACCTACGGCTATCGCGTCCTCGGCGCCACCCGGGCCCTGCGTCCCGACGGGACGGAGGTACGGCTCAGCGGGGCACGGCTGCGCGCGCTGCTCGCCGCCCTCGCCGGGGCCGGCGGGCGTGCGGTCGGCACCGGGGAGCTGGTCGCCCAGGTGTGGGGCGAGGACGAGGAGCCGCCCGCCGACGCGGTGGGCGCGCTGCAAGCCCTGGTCGGGCGGCTCAGGCGGGCCCTGGGCGGCGAGGCCGTGGCCTCCGCGCCGGGCGGCTACCGGCTTGTCGCGGGGCGCGACAGCATCGACCTCTTCCGCTTCGAGCGGCTGGCCGCCGACGGTGCCGCCGCCCTGCGCGAGGGCGACCCCGAGCGCGCTCTGGCGCTGCTGGACGAGGGCCTCGCACTCTGGGACGGACCCGCCCTCGCGGACCTCCCGGGGCGTGCGGCCGACCCCCTGGCCGTACGGGCCGAACAGCGCCGCGCCGCGGCCCGCCGCGACCGGCTGGCCGCCGAGGTGGCTCGGGGAAGGCCGGAGCGGGCACTGGCCGGTCTCGCGGCCCTCGCCGCCGGGGCGCCGCTGGACGAGCCCCTGCACGCCCTGCGGATCCGGGCCCTGCGCGCGGCGGGCCGTCCCGCCGAGGCGCTCCAGGCGTACGAGGAGGTACGGACCGTCCTGGCCACCCGCCTCGGCACCGACCCGGGCCCCGAACTACGCTCCCTGCACACCGAGTTGCTGACAGGCGCCGCACCCCCGAGCCCCACTCCCCGCACCACCCAGGTCGGCAACCTACGGGCCGGACTCACCTCATTCCTCGGCCGGGAAGCCGAACTAGCCGCCCTCGAAACCGAGTTGTCCACCGCGCGACTGATCACCCTGATTGGCGCGGGCGGCGCGGGCAAGACCCGCCTGTCCCTGGAGGCGGCCCGAGCGGCCGCCACCCGAGCGCGGCCCGCCGTGGTGCCGCACGGCGACAGGCTTCACGCGGGCCGGCCCGGCGGGACGCGGGCCGGCAAGGCGCGGGCCGACGTGCCGTGGGCCGAAGGCGGCAGGCCTGACGGTGGTGGGCCCGGCGTGATGCGGGCCGGCAAGGCGTCGCCCAACGGTGGCGAGCGCGATGCGGTAGGGCCCGTCGGTGGTGGGCCTCACGGCGGTGGGCCCGATGGGACGCGGGCCAGTGAGGCGTGGCCCGGCGGCGGCCAGCCGGAGGTGGCCTGGCCCGACACTGGGCGGCCCGAGGGTAGCGAGTCCGGGGACGGCCGGCCCGAGGGTGGCAAGCCTGGGGACGGCCGGCCCGGCGGGGCGTGGGACGAGAAGGCGTCGTCCGACAGCGGTAGGCCGGACGGGACACGGGCCGGCAGGGTGTGGCCCGGGGGCGGGCAGCCGGACGTGGCATGGGACGAGCAGGCGTCGCCCGGCGGAGGCAGGCCCGGCGGGACACGGGCCGGCAGGGTGTGGCCCAAGGACGGCCAGCCGGACGTGGCATGGGACGAGAAGGCATCGCCCGATGGCGGTGGGCCCGGCGGGTCGTGGACCGGCAGGGTGTGGCCCGAGGGTGGTCGGCCCGGAGTGGCGTGGGCCGGGGGCGGCCGGCCTGAGGTGGCGTCGCTCGGCGGCGGCCGGACCGAGGGGTGGCGGGCCGAGGGTGGACGGCCCGGCGGGGCGGTGGGTGGAGACGCGTGGCCCGACGGGGTGTGGGTCGTTGAGTTGGCGCCCGTGCGGGAGGCCTCGGCCGTGTCTGAGGCGGTGCTTACCGTCCTGGGTGCCCGTGAAACCGTCGTGCAGGGGTCGCCCGGGGTACGGGGCACGGCCGCAGGGGCGCCCCCGGTGGACCCCCTCGACCAGCTCGCCGAGCACTGCGGGCAGCGCCGCATGCTCCTCCTGCTGGACAACTGCGAGCACGTGATCGGCGCCGCCGCCGAACTGGTCGAGGCCCTCCTCACCCGCTGCCCCGGCGTCACCGTCCTCGCCACCAGCCGCGAACCGCTCGGCGTGCCGGGGGAGTCCGTACGCCCCGTGGAGCCGCTGCCCCAGGACGTCGCCCTGCGGCTCCTCGCCGAGCGCGGCGCCGCCGGCCGCCCCGGCTTCCGTATCACCGACGACCCTGACGCCTGCGCCGAGATCTGCCGCAGGCTCGACGGCCTCCCGCTCGCCCTCGAACTGGCCGCCGCCCGCCTGCGCGTGCTCGGCCCCCGGCAGATCGCCGACCGCCTGGACGACCGCTTCCGCCTGCTCGGCACCGGCAGCGGCAGCAGGACCGTCCTGCCCCGGCAGCAGACCCTGCGGGCCGTCGTCGACTGGTCCTGGGACCTGCTCGCCGAGGACGAGCGGGCGGTCCTGCGCCGCCTCTCCGTCTTCTCCGGCGGCTGCGCCCTCGCCGAGGCCGAGACGGTCTGCGACACCCCCGACACGCTGTCCCTGCTGGCCTCCCTCGTGGACAAGTCCCTCGTCGTCGCCGACCCCGAAGGCGCCGCCGGCATGCGCTACCGCCTCCTGGAGACCGTCGGCGGATACGCCGCCGAACGCCTCGCCGAGTCGGGCGAGCGGGCGGCCGTCGAACGCCGCCACCTCGCCGCGTACCGCGAACTGGTCCGCGTCGGGGACCCGGAGCTGCGCGGCCACGGGCAGACCCACTGGCTCGGTGTCTTCGAGCGCGAGCACGACAACGTACGGGCCGCGTTGCGCACCGCCGTGGACCACAAGGAGGAGCAGGAGGCGCTCTGCCTCGTCCTCGCCATGAGCTGGTTCTGGCAGCTGCGCAACCACCGTGCCGACGCCCTCGCCTGGTCCTCCGCCGTTGCCGCCCTCGGCCCCGACCCGTTCGAGGAGCCCGTACGGCCCGCCGTACCGCTGACCGAGCCGTGCACGGCCCTGCCCCCGCCCTGGTCGGAGGACCAACTGTGGGAAGCCCGCCGGGGGATACGGCTGATCCTCCTCGCGGGCTCCGACGACGGCTCGTTCACCGCCGACCGGCCCGGCACCCGGTCACGGCTGCGCGCGATCGTGTCGGCCTACGGCCCCGGGCTGCCGCAGAACTGCCGCCAGCCCGGCACCACCTGGTTCTTCGCCCGGCTGATGACGGGAGACCTCCCCGGCATCACGGAGACGATGGAGGAACTGGTCCTGGCCTCCCGGACCCAGGGCGACAGCTGGCATCTCGGCCTGGCCCTGATGCTGCGCGCGAAACTCCTCAACGACCGTACGGAGGGGCTGATCCGCTCCGGCCTCGACGCCGACGAGGCCCTGGCCCTCTTCGAACGGGCCGGCGACCTGTACGCCATCGCCGAATCGCTGTCGGCCCGCGCCGAGACCCACGAACGCCAGGGCCGGTACGAGGAAGCCGCCGCCGACCTCCAACGCGCGATGGAATGCTGCGCACGGATCGGGGCCCACGCCCAGATCCCCCTGTTCAAGGCGCGGTTGGCCTCCGTAGGGCTCGACGCGGCCGACGCCGCCGGTGACCAGGACGCGGAGCGGCGCGCCGAGGAGCTGCTGGTCGAAGCGGTCGAGGAGAACGCGGTGCACTTCGGCCAGACCGCCGGAACGTCCCGGCTGCTGCTGGCCAGACGCTACGGACGCACCGGACGTACAGACCTCGCACGTGCGCAGCTGCACACCCTGGAGGGCGAGAACCCGTACGCCGGCCGGGCCCTCTTCGGTGGCATGGTCGCGGGTCTGCACGGCTGGCTGGACTGTCTGGAAGGGGAGTTCGACCGCGCCCTGGACCATCTGCGGCTGGCTGTCGAGCGCTTCGACCGGCTGGTGTTCCTGGTCGCTCCGCACCTGATCGTCAGTCAACTCCCCAGCGCGGCCTGGGCCAAGGCACGGCTGGGTGAGCCGGAGGCCGGTGCGCGGCTGCTGGGCGCCCACGCACGCCACACCGAACTGCCGGAAGGCATCGGACTGCACCCCTTCCCGCCGGCCTCCGACACCGAGATCCAGGAGCACGCGGAGGCAGTCGTACGCGCGGCACTGGACGGTCCGGCCTACATCCGCGCCCACGCCGAGGGCCGCGACCTCACCGTGGTGGAGGCCGCAGCCCTCATCTGA
- a CDS encoding siderophore-interacting protein gives MTENADRPPAAAPRALPVRTVQVTGVVRLSPHMVRVTFGGPDLGDFALAGPDQQVKLYFPRAGQRVPRLPASGAAGPEQDVMRWYGALQAIPEAERPWARSYTIRSHDPVLGTVCVDFVLHGNGGDGGGTKGGSGAGEAGPATRWARSAAPGDVLGMFGPSAYFATPVPLGTTDWMLLAGDETALPAIGTIVEALPAGARAVVFAEVVDAAEEQRFGTAGDVTVHWLHRGRAPSGPQGPLVRAVRDAVFPEGSVHGWLGGEAGAVRALRRHLVEERGFDRRAVGFTGYWRRSLSQDDDPTEADLAEARERLADAGIAAEPSMSRKPANS, from the coding sequence ATGACAGAGAACGCAGACAGGCCGCCCGCCGCCGCGCCCCGGGCGCTGCCCGTACGGACCGTCCAGGTCACCGGTGTCGTACGGCTCTCCCCGCACATGGTCCGGGTCACCTTCGGCGGCCCCGACCTCGGAGATTTCGCCCTCGCCGGCCCCGACCAGCAGGTGAAGCTGTACTTCCCGAGGGCCGGGCAGCGGGTCCCCCGGCTGCCCGCGAGCGGGGCGGCGGGCCCGGAGCAGGACGTGATGCGGTGGTACGGGGCCCTCCAGGCGATCCCGGAGGCCGAGCGGCCCTGGGCGCGCAGCTACACGATCCGCTCGCACGACCCGGTCCTGGGCACGGTCTGTGTCGATTTTGTGCTGCACGGGAACGGTGGCGACGGGGGTGGGACCAAGGGCGGGAGCGGGGCCGGGGAGGCCGGTCCCGCGACGCGGTGGGCGCGGTCGGCCGCCCCGGGCGACGTGCTCGGGATGTTCGGCCCCTCGGCGTACTTCGCGACGCCCGTGCCGCTGGGGACGACGGACTGGATGCTGCTGGCCGGGGACGAAACGGCGCTCCCCGCGATCGGCACGATCGTGGAGGCGCTGCCCGCCGGGGCCCGCGCGGTGGTCTTCGCCGAGGTCGTGGACGCGGCGGAGGAGCAGCGGTTCGGGACGGCGGGTGACGTGACCGTGCACTGGCTGCATCGCGGCCGGGCGCCGTCCGGGCCGCAGGGGCCGCTGGTACGGGCGGTGCGTGACGCGGTCTTCCCGGAGGGCTCGGTGCACGGCTGGCTCGGCGGTGAGGCCGGTGCCGTACGGGCGCTGCGGCGCCATCTGGTCGAGGAGCGCGGGTTCGACCGGCGGGCGGTCGGCTTCACCGGGTACTGGCGGCGCAGCCTCTCGCAGGACGACGACCCGACGGAGGCGGATCTCGCCGAGGCGCGCGAGCGGCTGGCGGATGCTGGGATCGCCGCCGAGCCCTCCATGTCGCGGAAACCGGCGAACTCCTGA
- a CDS encoding ABC transporter substrate-binding protein, with translation MDSSNSWEFTDDRGHLTVTPGHPARVAAYIQAGATLWDHGLRPLGIFGSHHDGGAPDPAKAGDLPLAGLVSFGAGSAVDLDALVAAEPDLVVAVSYGGGQVYGIDPEAAKHLEEQVPVVVLDVGKDRSLGGIRDRFTELARALRAPHGPAEAELARAEAAVRTLTGRADSPRVLALSAAGPETAYLARPLTWPDLRDLTELGVSLIDPAEGAGTNWRTVEWAEAAALEPDVVLVDVRVNAAPRESLRSNPAWLALEERARIVAWNPEAPCSHRAHARFLDAVAAAL, from the coding sequence ATGGACTCGAGCAACAGCTGGGAGTTCACGGACGACCGTGGCCACCTGACCGTGACGCCCGGTCACCCCGCGCGGGTGGCCGCGTACATACAGGCGGGCGCGACGCTGTGGGACCACGGGCTGCGTCCGCTGGGCATCTTCGGCTCCCATCACGACGGCGGGGCGCCCGATCCCGCGAAGGCGGGCGACCTGCCGCTCGCCGGGCTGGTCTCCTTCGGCGCGGGCAGCGCCGTCGACCTGGACGCGCTCGTCGCGGCGGAGCCCGATCTGGTGGTCGCCGTCAGCTACGGGGGCGGGCAGGTGTACGGCATCGACCCCGAGGCGGCCAAACACCTGGAGGAACAGGTCCCGGTGGTGGTCCTCGACGTGGGCAAGGACCGCTCCCTCGGCGGGATCAGGGACCGGTTCACGGAACTGGCCCGCGCGCTGCGCGCTCCGCACGGGCCCGCCGAGGCGGAGTTGGCGCGCGCGGAGGCCGCCGTACGTACGCTGACGGGCCGGGCCGACAGCCCCCGGGTGCTGGCCCTGTCCGCGGCGGGACCCGAAACGGCCTACCTGGCAAGGCCGTTGACCTGGCCCGACCTGCGCGACCTCACCGAGCTGGGTGTGTCGCTGATCGACCCGGCGGAGGGCGCGGGGACCAACTGGCGCACGGTCGAGTGGGCGGAGGCGGCCGCCCTGGAGCCGGATGTCGTCCTGGTCGACGTACGGGTGAACGCGGCGCCGCGCGAGAGCCTGCGGTCCAACCCCGCCTGGCTCGCCCTGGAGGAGCGGGCGCGGATCGTGGCGTGGAACCCGGAAGCGCCGTGCAGCCACCGCGCGCACGCGCGGTTCCTCGACGCGGTCGCGGCCGCGCTGTAG
- a CDS encoding cation:proton antiporter regulatory subunit, which translates to MKPAAHVRKTALPGVGTRYDLNTEAGAHLSVVVHQDGRRIISFHDPEDDDACKDAAALAPSEATALSALLTPDPVAHLHQHLEIDLVTEHIPVGKRSPYAGRTLGATQARTRTGASIVAVLRRTDAFPSPAPDFRFALGDTLVVVGTREGVDAVAELITGG; encoded by the coding sequence ATGAAACCCGCCGCTCATGTCCGCAAGACCGCCCTGCCCGGCGTCGGCACCCGCTACGACCTCAACACCGAGGCGGGCGCGCACCTTTCGGTCGTCGTGCACCAGGACGGCCGGCGCATCATCTCCTTCCACGACCCGGAGGACGACGACGCCTGCAAGGACGCGGCGGCCCTCGCGCCGTCCGAGGCGACCGCGCTGTCCGCCCTCCTGACGCCCGACCCGGTCGCCCACCTCCACCAGCACCTGGAGATCGACCTGGTCACGGAGCACATCCCGGTCGGCAAGAGGTCCCCGTACGCGGGCCGCACCCTCGGCGCCACCCAGGCCCGCACCCGTACCGGCGCGTCGATCGTCGCCGTCCTGCGCCGAACCGACGCCTTCCCCTCACCCGCCCCGGACTTCCGCTTCGCCCTCGGCGACACGCTCGTCGTCGTCGGGACACGCGAAGGCGTCGACGCCGTGGCCGAACTGATCACCGGAGGCTAG